In Streptomyces sp. NBC_00433, a single genomic region encodes these proteins:
- a CDS encoding GNAT family N-acetyltransferase, which produces MRGVEAEVIATRRLTLLPLAAQYAEEMAEVLGDWDLHAFIGGMPMTAEELRARYERLVAGPGDAGVSWCNWVVRLRSADCLTGTVQATVTGGQAEIAWVVGIPWQGRGIAIEAARGLVGWLGGQGVTTVVAHVHPDHRASAAVAAAAGLTATDEWHDGEMRWQLIVG; this is translated from the coding sequence GTGCGGGGAGTGGAAGCTGAGGTCATCGCGACGCGGCGGCTGACGCTGCTGCCGTTGGCGGCGCAATATGCCGAGGAAATGGCCGAGGTGCTGGGCGACTGGGACCTGCACGCCTTCATCGGCGGCATGCCGATGACCGCGGAGGAATTGCGGGCGCGGTACGAGCGGCTGGTCGCGGGGCCGGGGGACGCCGGGGTGTCGTGGTGCAACTGGGTGGTGCGGCTGCGTTCCGCGGACTGTCTGACCGGGACGGTGCAGGCGACGGTCACCGGTGGCCAGGCGGAGATCGCGTGGGTGGTGGGCATCCCGTGGCAAGGGCGGGGGATCGCGATCGAGGCCGCGCGCGGGCTGGTCGGGTGGCTCGGCGGGCAGGGGGTGACGACGGTGGTCGCGCACGTCCACCCCGACCATCGGGCGTCCGCCGCGGTGGCCGCGGCGGCGGGGCTCACCGCCACGGACGAATGGCACGACGGTGAGATGAGATGGCAGCTGATCGTCGGATGA
- a CDS encoding FAD-binding dehydrogenase yields MALDADVVVVGAGLAGLVATAELADAGRKVILVDQEPEASLGGQAFWSFGGLFFVDSPEQRRMRIKDTTELALQDWLGTAGFDRPEDHWPRRWAQAYVDFASGEKRAWLRERGLRLFPVVGWAERGGFLATGPGNSVPRFHITWGTGPGVVEPFERRVREAVARGRVELRFRHRVTGLSATGGAVDGVTGEVLVASDAERGTASSREVAGGFALKAQAVIVTSGGIGGNHDLVRAAWPERLGIPPKKLLSGVPAHVDGLMLGVAESAGASAVNGDRMWHYTEGIENWNPIWARHGIRILPGPSSLWLDATGKRLPVPYFPGFDTLGTLEHIMRTGHEYTWFVLTQKIIEKEFALSGSEQNPDLTGRSVREVLKRALPGAPGPVEAFKRNGVDFVVESELGALVRGMNALTGEGLVDEGALRREIEARDREIANTYTKDLQVTAIRGARNYIGDKLIRTASPHRLLDPKAGPLIAVRLNILTRKSLGGLETDLEGRVLAPPEAGPGSGAGRGEPLGGLYAAGEAAGFGGGGMHGYRSLEGTFLGGCIFSGRQAGRAAAAATA; encoded by the coding sequence ATGGCACTGGACGCGGACGTCGTCGTGGTGGGTGCGGGTCTCGCGGGGCTGGTGGCCACCGCCGAGCTGGCGGATGCCGGGCGGAAGGTGATCCTGGTGGACCAGGAGCCGGAGGCATCGCTCGGGGGGCAGGCCTTCTGGTCGTTCGGCGGGCTGTTCTTCGTGGACTCGCCCGAGCAGCGCCGGATGCGCATCAAGGACACCACCGAGCTGGCGCTCCAGGACTGGCTGGGAACAGCCGGTTTCGACCGGCCCGAGGACCACTGGCCGCGGCGATGGGCACAGGCTTACGTCGACTTCGCCTCCGGCGAGAAGCGCGCATGGCTGCGCGAGCGGGGGCTGCGGCTCTTCCCGGTGGTCGGCTGGGCCGAGCGCGGCGGTTTCCTGGCGACCGGTCCCGGCAATTCGGTGCCGCGTTTCCACATCACGTGGGGTACGGGTCCCGGGGTGGTCGAGCCGTTCGAGCGGCGGGTGCGGGAGGCGGTCGCCCGGGGGCGCGTCGAACTGCGCTTCCGGCACCGGGTGACCGGGCTGAGCGCGACCGGCGGCGCCGTCGACGGTGTGACCGGTGAGGTGCTGGTGGCCAGCGACGCGGAGCGCGGGACGGCCAGTTCGCGGGAGGTCGCGGGTGGATTCGCGCTCAAGGCGCAGGCCGTCATCGTCACCAGCGGCGGTATCGGCGGCAATCACGACCTGGTGCGCGCGGCCTGGCCGGAGCGGCTCGGCATACCCCCGAAGAAGCTGCTGTCCGGTGTGCCCGCGCATGTCGACGGGCTGATGCTCGGTGTCGCGGAGTCGGCGGGCGCCTCGGCTGTCAACGGCGACCGTATGTGGCACTACACCGAGGGCATCGAGAACTGGAACCCGATCTGGGCCAGGCACGGAATCCGCATTCTGCCCGGCCCCTCGTCGCTGTGGCTCGACGCGACCGGAAAACGGCTGCCCGTACCCTATTTTCCCGGCTTCGACACGCTTGGCACACTAGAACACATCATGCGCACCGGGCACGAATACACGTGGTTCGTCCTCACGCAGAAGATCATCGAGAAGGAGTTCGCCCTTTCGGGCTCCGAGCAGAATCCCGACCTCACCGGGCGCAGTGTGCGGGAGGTTCTCAAACGCGCGCTGCCAGGGGCTCCCGGGCCGGTCGAGGCCTTCAAGCGCAACGGGGTCGACTTCGTCGTGGAGAGCGAACTCGGCGCACTTGTGCGGGGCATGAACGCGCTTACCGGGGAGGGCCTGGTCGACGAGGGCGCGCTGCGGCGCGAAATCGAGGCGAGGGACCGGGAGATCGCGAATACGTACACCAAGGATCTGCAGGTCACCGCGATTCGCGGGGCGCGGAACTATATCGGGGACAAGCTCATCCGTACGGCGTCGCCGCATCGGCTGCTCGATCCGAAGGCCGGGCCGCTCATCGCCGTGCGGCTGAACATTCTGACGCGGAAGTCATTGGGCGGCCTGGAGACGGACCTCGAAGGGCGGGTGCTCGCGCCTCCCGAGGCCGGCCCGGGATCGGGCGCCGGGCGCGGTGAGCCGCTGGGCGGGCTTTACGCGGCCGGGGAGGCGGCCGGCTTCGGCGGCGGCGGGATGCACGGCTACCGCTCGCTGGAGGGGACCTTCCTCGGCGGGTGCATATTCTCCGGGCGGCAGGCGGGGAGGGCCGCGGCGGCAGCCACCGCATAG